The Desmonostoc muscorum LEGE 12446 genome includes a region encoding these proteins:
- a CDS encoding serine/threonine-protein kinase gives MQVYCSKQHTNDNGNRFCTLCGEPLPLAVGQVIDNRYKIIRQLGQGGFGRTYLAQDKNKSHQTCVLKEFAPQVQEKQDLQKAKELFEREANVLKKLQHSQIPRFHSSLQVNIGTKDFFFLVQDYVDGNNFDQLLEQRRSQGKAFSEEEVITLLQQILPVLSYIHSQDVVHRDISPDNLIWRRSDNLPVLIDFGGVKQLPASQGFWRTQLVGNNTLLGKKGYAPEEQLRQGKAFFSSDLYSLAVTALVLLTGQEPQKLYDSYQGIWYWGKQIQVSPKLESVLKKMLAYKPSDRYQRAEQVLKDLPSPNATKPPANYITKIKTMVVAPGRQGASAIVSRFQNRTQAITKPASFPVWIRPFVMSLGGTALVVLTGAGAWAVVNAVIRGVSSITIPSISLPQIPQLPNPSGKPVSDRNTSGKLEQLISRRQQLEISEGFFTRFVDDSFYTKNSQLKGRTLTSKPEDARFRDEWYSIGDEFLNKIEQANLGTAARRKLGNYTTQDYERWRRQARSGEFGDYTISQLNKETNEKFDRLFPGQQRGKLNQQTFGQIWYAIAADQISKVQSGK, from the coding sequence ATGCAGGTCTATTGCAGCAAACAACACACGAATGATAATGGCAACCGTTTTTGTACCCTTTGCGGTGAACCATTACCTCTTGCTGTGGGGCAGGTTATAGATAATCGCTATAAAATCATACGTCAACTAGGCCAGGGTGGCTTTGGACGCACTTATTTGGCCCAGGATAAAAATAAATCCCATCAAACCTGTGTGCTGAAGGAATTTGCACCCCAAGTACAAGAAAAACAAGATTTACAAAAAGCTAAAGAATTATTTGAACGAGAAGCCAATGTCCTGAAAAAACTCCAGCATTCTCAAATTCCCCGTTTTCACAGTTCGCTGCAAGTCAACATAGGTACTAAAGATTTTTTCTTTTTAGTCCAAGATTATGTAGATGGTAACAATTTTGACCAGTTATTAGAACAGCGTCGCAGTCAAGGAAAAGCTTTTAGTGAAGAGGAAGTAATTACCCTACTGCAACAGATTTTACCAGTTTTATCTTACATCCACTCACAAGATGTAGTTCACCGTGATATCTCTCCCGATAATTTAATTTGGCGGCGTTCTGATAACCTCCCAGTGTTGATTGATTTTGGTGGCGTCAAGCAATTGCCAGCTTCTCAAGGTTTTTGGCGCACTCAGTTGGTTGGGAATAACACTTTGCTTGGTAAAAAAGGTTATGCTCCAGAAGAACAGCTACGGCAAGGAAAGGCATTTTTCAGTAGTGATTTATACTCTTTAGCGGTAACCGCATTGGTGTTACTGACGGGGCAAGAACCGCAAAAATTATACGACAGCTATCAGGGAATTTGGTACTGGGGCAAGCAAATCCAAGTGAGTCCCAAACTGGAGTCTGTGTTAAAAAAGATGCTGGCTTATAAACCGAGCGATCGCTATCAACGAGCCGAGCAAGTCCTCAAAGATTTACCATCGCCAAATGCTACCAAACCACCAGCTAATTATATTACCAAGATTAAGACGATGGTAGTTGCTCCTGGAAGACAAGGCGCCAGTGCTATTGTTAGTAGATTCCAGAATAGAACCCAAGCAATTACTAAACCGGCATCTTTCCCCGTTTGGATTCGTCCTTTTGTCATGAGTCTGGGCGGCACCGCTTTAGTTGTCTTAACTGGTGCAGGTGCTTGGGCGGTGGTAAACGCAGTGATTCGTGGCGTATCTTCAATCACCATTCCATCAATTTCATTACCGCAAATTCCCCAATTACCCAATCCTAGCGGGAAACCAGTCAGCGATCGAAATACAAGTGGCAAGCTTGAGCAACTTATCAGTCGCCGCCAACAGCTAGAAATTTCCGAAGGATTTTTTACACGCTTCGTAGACGATTCATTTTATACAAAAAATTCCCAATTAAAGGGACGTACCCTCACATCTAAACCTGAAGATGCTCGTTTTCGGGATGAATGGTACAGTATCGGAGACGAATTTTTAAATAAAATAGAACAAGCTAACCTCGGTACAGCAGCGCGTCGGAAGCTGGGGAATTACACCACACAAGATTACGAAAGATGGAGACGACAAGCGCGATCGGGTGAATTCGGAGACTATACAATTAGTCAGTTGAACAAAGAAACAAATGAAAAATTTGATCGGTTGTTTCCTGGTCAGCAGCGTGGGAAACTGAATCAACAAACTTTCGGTCAAATTTGGTATGCGATCGCAGCCGATCAAATTAGTAAAGTACAATCTGGCAAGTAG
- a CDS encoding phenylacetate--CoA ligase family protein, whose translation MNCKSQSQRAIKAFEDFLSTPLETQLQRHLNTESSVALTLFHDVAANVPAYKAFLAEREINPGSIQSLEDFQKLPAIAKENYILHYPLADLCRNGQLQGCDMIAASSGSSGKPTFWPRFFTDELQIATRFEQIFHDSFYTDTRRTLAVICFTLGTWVGGMFTTNCCRYLASKGYPLTVITPGNNKKEILRVVQELGSTFEQVVLLGYPPFLKDVIDTGIARGVEWQQYQIKFVMAGEVFSEEWRSLVGKRVGSENPCYDFASLYGTADAGVLGNETPLSICIRRFLAENPDAAKALFGESRLPTLVQYDPCSRFFEVQDGALLFSGDNGVPLVRYDILDTGGIISYDAMLEFLAKWGFHPVAELQNQNSEFRIQNSELSTQKLPRGIHQLPFVYVFGRSNFTVSYFGANIYPENVTVGLEQPVIQEWVTGKFVLQVKEDADKNRFLSVVVELAPGVEGSEDRREAIASSILSQLLRLNSEFANYVPAEYQTPQVALAPMGDVEYFPIGVKHRYTRK comes from the coding sequence ATGAACTGTAAATCACAAAGCCAGCGAGCAATTAAAGCATTTGAAGATTTTCTTTCTACTCCTCTAGAAACTCAACTGCAACGACATCTCAACACTGAAAGTTCAGTAGCTTTGACTTTATTTCACGATGTGGCGGCTAACGTACCCGCCTACAAGGCTTTTTTAGCAGAAAGAGAAATTAATCCTGGGAGTATTCAAAGCTTGGAGGACTTTCAAAAACTTCCAGCGATCGCTAAAGAAAATTATATACTGCATTATCCCTTAGCTGACTTGTGCCGCAACGGACAACTCCAAGGGTGCGATATGATAGCCGCTTCCTCTGGTTCCAGTGGTAAACCCACATTTTGGCCTCGTTTTTTCACAGATGAACTCCAAATCGCCACACGTTTTGAACAGATTTTTCACGATAGTTTTTATACAGACACTAGACGTACTCTAGCTGTGATTTGTTTCACCTTGGGTACTTGGGTAGGTGGAATGTTCACCACTAATTGCTGTCGCTATCTTGCGAGTAAAGGTTATCCCCTGACTGTAATCACTCCCGGTAACAACAAAAAAGAAATATTGCGAGTTGTGCAAGAGTTGGGTTCGACTTTTGAGCAAGTGGTACTTTTGGGATATCCGCCATTTTTGAAAGATGTCATTGATACTGGAATTGCTCGTGGTGTGGAGTGGCAGCAATATCAGATTAAATTTGTCATGGCGGGAGAAGTATTCAGCGAAGAATGGCGCAGTTTGGTTGGTAAACGAGTTGGTTCAGAAAATCCCTGCTATGATTTTGCATCCCTTTACGGCACTGCGGATGCGGGAGTTTTGGGCAATGAAACGCCGTTAAGTATTTGTATTCGTCGTTTTTTGGCAGAGAATCCCGACGCAGCTAAAGCTTTGTTTGGGGAATCGCGTTTACCGACGTTAGTGCAGTACGATCCTTGCAGCCGCTTTTTTGAAGTTCAAGATGGCGCATTGCTATTTTCTGGAGATAACGGTGTTCCATTGGTGCGTTATGACATCTTGGATACTGGCGGCATCATTAGTTATGATGCCATGCTGGAATTTTTAGCCAAATGGGGATTTCATCCTGTTGCAGAGTTACAGAATCAGAATTCAGAATTCAGAATTCAGAATTCAGAATTAAGCACTCAGAAGTTACCTAGAGGTATTCATCAGCTACCTTTTGTTTATGTCTTCGGACGTTCTAATTTTACAGTTTCCTACTTTGGCGCGAATATTTATCCAGAAAATGTGACGGTGGGATTAGAACAACCAGTGATTCAAGAATGGGTGACGGGTAAGTTTGTGTTGCAGGTGAAAGAAGATGCAGACAAAAACCGATTTTTATCTGTGGTTGTGGAGTTAGCACCAGGGGTAGAAGGTAGTGAAGATCGAAGAGAAGCGATCGCATCTTCTATTCTTTCACAACTGCTACGTCTCAATAGTGAGTTTGCTAATTATGTTCCCGCTGAATATCAAACACCACAGGTTGCATTAGCGCCAATGGGGGATGTTGAATATTTTCCTATTGGGGTGAAGCATCGTTATACGCGTAAATAG